A genomic stretch from Candidatus Vicinibacter proximus includes:
- a CDS encoding Txe/YoeB family addiction module toxin: MKDLSWDKDAWEDYLYWQLNDKNTLKRINKLIVDIQRDPFAGIGKPESLKSNLAGYYSRRIDTEHRLVYAVYEDRIHIIQCRFHY; this comes from the coding sequence ATGAAGGATCTTAGTTGGGACAAAGACGCCTGGGAAGACTATCTTTATTGGCAATTGAATGACAAAAATACCCTCAAACGAATCAACAAATTAATCGTCGACATTCAAAGAGACCCTTTTGCTGGTATCGGCAAACCTGAATCTCTAAAATCAAATCTGGCAGGCTATTATTCACGAAGAATTGATACCGAACATCGACTGGTCTATGCAGTTTATGAGGACAGAATACATATTATCCAATGCAGATTTCATTATTAA
- a CDS encoding tetratricopeptide repeat protein: MAERNRISLLFLLMVPLWLSTVHTQVIYTPKDSIEIYRLLNEADELDFQGKLDDAIRIINKARQISKERKMKRGEAYACLKMADLLLKKSEYDKIEENLKEGYQLGSSIHDSLIMGLAFLQKSQFLKSLNDFEQAIVASKSGLQYLSYRTDSLYIALAYNEIGINYDKLGDYANAAENYLHALRIFESMGIEQEVANTIGNLAVSYYRLNKREEAANLFKESLAIREKIGDVKGIAANLGNLVTVYSYISLDTAWIYQKKAIHYAELSGIKTMQAQVYSNSATLLTRQNKNTDAFEYHEKAIEIYKLTGDQYKLTLQYIQTAELSEKMADSLQSEIFYEKAYLLATKLQSKPLLQALYSSKTGFYKKHNDFNNALKYIQLNYNYRDSLFNEKTKTNVEELKLKYETEKKDLQLAKLSAEQKQRELEIDKQNKLMEISNLLNIKGQQEITLLKQDQEIQLGRYQKIESEKTKQELINQSNNRLLELTNQNVKILEQDKLLNERQIQRQRILSQVLIGSIFISLVLGFLLFNRYQLKRKIAQQNSLLKIRNNIAKDLHDEIGSTLTSINILSLVSSQSLDKDPSQAKEMLNQITQQSKTIQQNMSDIVWAIRPDNEKIEALSARMREFSGKVLESQNIKVFFDVDEGLLSKALPVESRKEVLLIFKEVINNIVKHSGADTVRIIWKQTKASYELEITDNGEWKGKLGSTGTGIKSMQERAISIGGSFEIQHGNEGTYVRLKIPIT; encoded by the coding sequence ATGGCAGAAAGGAATAGAATTAGTTTACTTTTTCTACTGATGGTACCATTATGGCTTTCCACTGTCCACACACAAGTAATATATACTCCTAAAGATTCAATTGAAATTTATCGTTTGCTCAATGAAGCAGATGAGCTTGATTTTCAAGGAAAATTGGATGATGCTATTCGGATCATCAATAAGGCAAGGCAGATCAGTAAGGAGAGAAAAATGAAACGTGGAGAAGCGTATGCATGTTTGAAAATGGCTGATTTACTCTTGAAGAAAAGTGAATATGATAAGATAGAAGAAAATCTTAAAGAGGGATATCAATTAGGTTCATCCATTCACGATAGCTTGATCATGGGCTTGGCTTTTCTACAAAAATCTCAGTTTTTGAAAAGTTTAAATGATTTTGAGCAAGCGATTGTGGCTTCAAAATCCGGATTGCAGTACTTATCGTACAGAACAGACTCACTGTATATTGCACTGGCTTATAATGAAATCGGAATTAACTATGATAAATTGGGTGACTATGCAAATGCTGCAGAGAATTATCTTCATGCTCTTCGCATATTTGAGTCCATGGGTATTGAACAGGAGGTGGCGAATACTATCGGGAATCTTGCTGTAAGTTATTACCGTTTAAATAAACGCGAGGAGGCGGCCAATTTATTTAAAGAATCTCTTGCTATTCGTGAAAAAATTGGTGATGTAAAAGGTATTGCTGCAAACTTAGGAAATTTGGTAACTGTTTATTCATATATTTCTTTAGACACAGCATGGATATATCAAAAGAAAGCCATCCACTATGCAGAATTAAGTGGGATAAAAACTATGCAGGCACAGGTATATTCAAATTCTGCCACTTTATTGACCCGGCAAAATAAAAATACGGATGCTTTTGAATACCACGAAAAAGCAATTGAGATTTATAAGTTGACTGGTGATCAATACAAACTCACTTTACAATACATTCAGACTGCAGAGTTATCTGAAAAGATGGCGGATTCTTTACAATCAGAAATTTTTTATGAGAAAGCATATCTACTTGCAACCAAGCTTCAGAGCAAACCTTTATTGCAAGCACTATATTCCAGTAAGACAGGGTTTTATAAAAAGCATAATGATTTCAATAATGCCTTAAAATACATTCAATTGAATTATAACTACAGAGACAGTTTGTTCAATGAGAAAACAAAAACAAATGTCGAAGAACTTAAATTAAAATACGAAACTGAAAAAAAGGATCTGCAATTAGCCAAATTAAGTGCCGAGCAAAAACAAAGGGAACTTGAAATTGACAAGCAAAATAAACTGATGGAGATCAGTAATTTGCTTAACATAAAGGGGCAACAGGAAATTACCTTATTAAAACAAGATCAGGAAATTCAGTTGGGTCGCTATCAAAAAATAGAATCCGAAAAAACCAAACAGGAATTGATCAATCAATCCAATAACCGGCTATTGGAATTAACCAATCAAAACGTAAAAATTCTTGAACAGGATAAGCTCCTCAATGAAAGACAGATTCAGCGGCAACGAATATTAAGTCAAGTTTTGATAGGTTCTATTTTTATTTCCTTGGTGCTGGGCTTTTTATTATTTAACAGATATCAGTTAAAAAGAAAAATTGCCCAACAAAATAGCCTGCTGAAAATACGAAACAACATTGCAAAGGATTTACACGATGAAATTGGAAGTACACTTACAAGTATAAATATCCTTAGTTTAGTATCCAGTCAATCACTGGATAAGGATCCATCGCAAGCAAAGGAAATGTTAAATCAAATAACCCAACAAAGTAAGACGATACAGCAAAATATGAGCGATATTGTTTGGGCTATCAGACCTGATAATGAAAAAATTGAAGCACTTTCTGCCAGAATGAGGGAATTTTCAGGGAAAGTTTTGGAATCACAGAATATCAAAGTTTTTTTTGATGTGGATGAGGGATTATTGTCCAAGGCTCTTCCGGTTGAATCGCGTAAGGAGGTTTTACTTATTTTTAAAGAAGTGATCAACAACATTGTGAAGCATTCAGGTGCGGACACAGTACGCATCATTTGGAAGCAGACTAAAGCCAGCTATGAGTTGGAGATAACAGATAATGGGGAGTGGAAAGGCAAACTAGGTAGTACCGGTACCGGTATTAAAAGTATGCAAGAGCGAGCCATCTCTATAGGTGGAAGTTTTGAAATTCAACATGGAAATGAAGGAACTTATGTGCGTTTAAAAATACCCATCACATGA
- a CDS encoding type II toxin-antitoxin system Phd/YefM family antitoxin, with protein MEVLNYSTLRSNLKAVLDSVVDDHETVIITRGEDNAVIISLEEYNSWQETLHLLSTENNRKRLSEAIKRDKKGQFKKHKLISDHEGS; from the coding sequence ATGGAAGTTTTAAATTATTCAACGCTCAGGTCTAATCTTAAAGCTGTACTGGATTCTGTTGTAGATGACCACGAGACGGTTATTATTACCAGGGGTGAGGATAATGCGGTAATCATCTCGCTGGAAGAATACAATAGCTGGCAGGAAACATTGCACCTGCTCAGCACAGAAAATAACAGAAAAAGGCTCTCAGAAGCCATCAAACGGGATAAAAAAGGACAGTTTAAAAAACATAAACTGATCAGTGATCATGAAGGATCTTAG
- a CDS encoding Fic family protein, which yields MDLTAFKFNLELDMELIRQLIVFERFDAIWSNLEKRSMNQLSVLRSKATTLSLGAVLRLEGFDWSEARIESFLMNYNFRKEDSSDVRIFGGYVHAESYFLENSLNFELNEPSLKDLQKNLLQFSPKDDWHCGDYKRINNNLEIVLPDGSKELVFRATEPGIHTIEAMKQLFDWYYADQNTIGILKIAIFIYEFLCIRPFQDGNGRLSYLIVKILMMQNNYSWFSYLSFEKEIEQNRQEYFTILKDTQKHRPAENIIGWLKFFMSCMINLQDNLKGNILTKTITTNLSVKEKKVCTIIKDNPGICSSEISKISGIPLPSIKKMLKKLVMQKFISKEGIGKATNYC from the coding sequence ATGGACTTGACTGCGTTTAAATTCAATTTGGAATTGGACATGGAACTGATTAGACAACTCATTGTTTTTGAACGGTTTGATGCTATTTGGTCTAATTTAGAAAAGAGGTCAATGAATCAGCTCAGTGTTTTGAGGTCAAAAGCCACCACCCTATCTCTGGGTGCAGTTCTCAGATTAGAAGGATTTGATTGGTCAGAAGCCAGAATTGAGTCATTTTTGATGAACTACAATTTCAGGAAAGAGGATTCTTCAGATGTGCGAATTTTTGGTGGTTATGTACACGCAGAAAGCTATTTTTTGGAGAATTCACTGAATTTTGAGCTTAATGAACCCAGTTTAAAAGATCTTCAAAAAAACCTTTTGCAGTTTAGTCCGAAGGATGATTGGCATTGTGGGGATTATAAAAGAATAAACAACAATCTTGAAATCGTTCTTCCCGATGGAAGCAAGGAGCTTGTTTTTAGAGCAACCGAACCTGGTATCCATACCATTGAAGCAATGAAACAATTGTTTGATTGGTATTATGCTGACCAGAACACCATTGGAATTTTAAAAATTGCTATATTTATTTATGAATTTTTATGCATTCGTCCCTTTCAGGATGGCAATGGAAGATTGAGTTATTTGATCGTAAAAATATTGATGATGCAAAATAATTATAGTTGGTTTTCGTATTTGAGTTTTGAAAAGGAAATTGAGCAAAATCGACAAGAATATTTTACCATACTTAAGGATACTCAAAAGCACAGACCCGCAGAAAATATTATCGGTTGGTTGAAATTTTTTATGAGTTGTATGATTAATCTTCAGGATAACTTAAAAGGCAATATCCTAACCAAAACAATCACTACGAATCTCAGTGTAAAAGAAAAAAAGGTTTGTACAATAATCAAAGATAATCCAGGTATATGTTCTTCGGAAATATCAAAAATTTCCGGTATTCCATTACCCAGCATTAAAAAAATGCTTAAAAAATTAGTGATGCAAAAATTTATTTCAAAAGAAGGCATAGGAAAAGCCACCAACTATTGTTAG
- a CDS encoding response regulator transcription factor produces the protein MSVRIIIYEDSDHLRSSLCSLFQWNKEMEVMLAKPNPSEVLKDIDEYRPDVILMDIDMPVINGIEAVTLLRSNNLTLPIIMLTIFDDSEHIYNAICAGASGYLLKNDFENIISAIKDVLNGGAPMTGSVARKVLNSFARPSIVKKENIEQLTERENEILQELVKGCSYKMIADKLELSIDTIRTHIKKIYKKLQVNSATEAIYKITNK, from the coding sequence ATGTCTGTAAGAATTATTATTTATGAGGACAGTGATCATTTAAGATCCAGCTTGTGTTCATTGTTTCAATGGAATAAAGAAATGGAGGTCATGCTTGCAAAACCTAATCCTTCTGAGGTATTAAAGGATATAGATGAATACAGACCTGATGTTATTCTCATGGATATAGACATGCCGGTAATCAATGGGATAGAAGCAGTAACATTATTGCGATCAAATAATTTAACCCTACCGATTATTATGTTGACTATTTTTGACGATAGTGAACATATTTACAATGCAATCTGTGCAGGTGCAAGTGGTTATTTATTAAAAAATGATTTTGAAAATATTATCTCTGCCATTAAAGATGTTTTAAACGGAGGGGCACCCATGACAGGAAGTGTAGCTCGTAAAGTATTGAATTCATTTGCTAGACCTTCAATAGTAAAGAAGGAAAATATTGAGCAACTTACCGAACGTGAAAATGAAATACTGCAAGAACTTGTAAAAGGTTGTAGTTATAAAATGATTGCGGATAAATTGGAACTAAGTATTGATACCATCAGAACACATATTAAGAAAATTTACAAAAAGTTACAGGTAAACAGCGCTACTGAAGCCATTTACAAGATCACAAATAAGTAG
- a CDS encoding vanadium-dependent haloperoxidase, which translates to MKKLFLLTGLIALCCLVSQCKKEETVKPEVKSVSDYDGLVTQEWFKLECTIVKETAGFFPPQAARAFGYTGIALYESIAQGWKSPVSLTGQLNGFSAGSVPAVETGQEYHWGIVANYALGEIIKKMFEQKISKDNLNRIFDLETKWYDKFLMETTEAIAKRSKEYGNAVALAIFEYSKTDGGHESYVDPFQLPYTWPKNNGAWVPTSATLNPLAPRWASNRPFLNANITEGQPAAHTAYSTVVTSEFYKEAMQVYNTVTNATSEQKEIAKFWADDPFNTCTPTGHTFNIMTQLLEENNANLGTCAIGYAKLAIAENDAFIACWKTKYDYFLIRPVSYIKQNIDASFATVIGTPPFPAYTSGHATEAAAGARIFTDMFTDGDGFYPFTDRTQLQFGFSVRNFDNFNQMAEECANSRLYGGIHYNTDNLNGLKMGRSIGDNVNKKIQWPE; encoded by the coding sequence ATGAAAAAACTATTCCTTCTGACAGGGCTTATAGCCTTGTGTTGCTTAGTCTCCCAGTGTAAAAAAGAAGAAACCGTAAAACCTGAAGTTAAGAGCGTTTCAGATTATGATGGACTGGTTACTCAGGAGTGGTTTAAATTGGAATGTACCATTGTTAAAGAAACTGCGGGATTTTTTCCACCGCAGGCCGCAAGAGCCTTCGGCTACACGGGAATAGCACTCTATGAAAGTATTGCTCAGGGATGGAAATCCCCTGTAAGTTTAACCGGACAGCTAAATGGCTTTTCTGCGGGATCTGTCCCTGCCGTGGAGACTGGACAGGAGTATCACTGGGGGATTGTCGCTAATTATGCCCTTGGTGAAATCATCAAGAAAATGTTTGAGCAAAAGATCAGTAAGGATAATCTAAACAGGATCTTTGACCTGGAGACCAAATGGTACGATAAGTTTCTTATGGAGACCACCGAGGCCATCGCTAAGCGATCCAAGGAATATGGCAACGCTGTTGCACTTGCAATTTTTGAATATTCTAAAACAGACGGTGGTCATGAATCTTATGTAGACCCTTTTCAATTACCTTATACCTGGCCTAAAAATAATGGTGCCTGGGTACCTACCAGCGCAACTTTAAATCCACTGGCACCTCGCTGGGCTTCAAACAGACCTTTTTTGAATGCCAATATCACAGAAGGACAGCCTGCAGCCCACACCGCTTACTCAACAGTCGTGACTTCCGAATTTTATAAAGAAGCCATGCAGGTTTATAACACCGTAACCAATGCTACTTCCGAGCAAAAAGAAATAGCAAAATTTTGGGCCGATGATCCGTTTAATACCTGCACTCCTACTGGTCACACGTTTAACATTATGACGCAGCTACTGGAAGAAAACAATGCAAACCTCGGTACCTGTGCAATAGGTTATGCTAAACTCGCTATTGCAGAAAATGATGCTTTTATTGCTTGCTGGAAAACGAAATATGATTACTTTTTGATTCGTCCTGTAAGCTATATCAAGCAAAATATTGATGCCAGTTTTGCCACAGTCATTGGCACTCCACCGTTTCCTGCCTATACTTCAGGACATGCCACAGAAGCAGCAGCAGGAGCAAGAATTTTTACAGATATGTTTACAGATGGCGATGGTTTTTATCCTTTCACTGATCGTACACAATTACAATTCGGCTTTTCGGTAAGAAATTTTGATAATTTTAATCAAATGGCAGAAGAATGTGCCAACTCAAGACTGTACGGCGGCATACATTACAATACCGATAATCTGAACGGCCTAAAAATGGGACGCTCCATCGGGGATAATGTGAATAAAAAAATTCAATGGCCGGAATAA